The stretch of DNA GTCATCAGAATTTATGGTACCGGAAGCAGAGGGTGTTTTATTGGGTGATTGCACAGGGAGACTGGTGTCTCACCAGTTATATGCTGTATGTATCAATTAACCCACCCACTAAAACCATTAACCCATGAAATGAAATAGGAGATGCCACGCAGCACAGCAACATGAAAGGGCATTTAATATTTGCCAGTAACCATGAATTTTGCCTTTAATTCTGTTCTAGGGTTCTCATGTCCTCCAAATACCCCGACGGGGTAACAGGAAGAATTGAGTTCAATGAGGACGGAGACAGGAAATTTGCCAATTACAGCATAATGAACCTACAGAACCGCAAATTGGTTCAGGTCGGGATTTTCAATGGCAGCCATGTAAGTCATGTGGTACTATGAGGTACATATTCTCCCTAATGATAGTGAATGGCCATATCTGATGCTCTTCTGACTGGCCCGGCCCTTGTGCTTCCTGCAGGTTATACAGAACGACAGAAAGATTATTTGGCCCGGCGGGGAAACAGAGAGACCACAGGGCTATCAAATGTCCACGAGGTTGAAGGTATGGAGTAGGCCTatggatatatgtgtgtgtgtgggtctgagTACAACAATGGATCGTAGCGGCCCACTAAGGGTAACTAACTGTACAACATAGCAACCCAGTGGGGAGATTACAGCAGATCCCTACAGGCCCTGGTGTGATTTTTATCATGGAGGACAGCACCCCATTACATTCTTGCCAGCTGGACtatagaagtctatgggggctaGGGTGGGGGCACAAAAGGATCataatgaaatgaatgaaatactGATGGTAAGCTTAATGTCCCATCAGTTTCCAATAATTCCATGTATCTACTACTCTCCCCTGCTGCTTAGGATTTAAAGTTGTTTCATACACACATACTATGCTAATGAAATACATATGATATTCTCCCCTACCCAGCACATAAAGTCAATAATAAGAAGCAATTCTGATTATTTAACTTCAAATACTGACTCGTTTATGCCTTCCATCCCCAGATAGTTACCATCCACCAAGAACCGTTTGTATATGTGAAGCCAACAATGACTGATGGAACGTGCAGGGAAGAATACACCATCAATGGAGATCCCAtcaaaaaagttatttgtaacgGTCCCAATGAGACCATCCCAGGTAGGGGAGATAATTCCTGGTCAATTATGTATGGTGTTTTTGtacagggggctgttcctgctgaattgtgcttagtacaggggaatccctatgtgccatagtttgatggtatctctctgtacaggctatgagcaaacttagggggctgttcctgctgaattgtgcttagtaaagggaaatccctatgtggcatagttttatggtatctctctgtacaggctatgggcaaacttaggcggctgttcctgctgaattgtgcttagtacaggggaatccctatgtgccatagtttgatggtatctctctgtacaggctatgagcaaacttagggggctgttcctgctgaattgtgcttagtacaggggaatccctatgtgccatagttttatggtatttctctgtacaggctatgagcaaacttagggggctgttcctgctgaattgtgcttagtacaggggaatccctatgtgccatagttttatggtatttctctgtacaggctatgggcaaacttagggggctgttcctgctgaattgtgcttagtacaggggaatccctatgtgccatagttttatggtatctctctgtacaggctatgggcaaactttgggggctgttcctgctgaattgtgcttagtacaggggaatccctatgtgccatagttttatggtatttctctgtacaggctatgagcaaaactAGTAAGGAAATTGTGACTGCTTATCAGTTATGCCTATATAAACCTGTTCGTTCCACCCCTCTATCCTCTGCCTGCACAGGTCGCCCGACTGTACCCCAGTGCTGCTACGGCTTTTGCATTGACCTGCTTATCAAACTTGCCAGAGAAATGAACTTCACCTACGAGGTTCACTTGGTAGCCGACGGTAAATTCGGCACTCAGGAGCGGGTGAGTATTACAGGCCATTCACACCCGGCACATTTGGCTTTCAGGCTGACTTTGTTCGGatgttgattattattattaacatttatttataaagcaccaacatattccgcagcgctgtaatgCTATGATTTATGGCTACTGAGTGCCGGAGGGCCTCGCTTGTGGTGCCTGTGAAAATGGGGGCCCTTTTAGCTGCACACTGGGCACCCCTGCATGGCAGCAATGCTTACAGTAGGGCCATTATGGGGAATAATAAAGCTTAAATATTCAGGCTCCCCAGGGAAAAGTGCCATATTATATCCCTGCTTACAGGATTATTCTCTCCTAGGGGCTCCATGTTTTAGCTGTGCCTTGAGCCCACCATTAGCTTGCATTAAGCTACAAACATCATCTCACACAAtttcacttggggggggggtaggagagaGCAAAGGCATAAAGCTATAATCCTTTCCCTCCTGCAGGTCAATAACAGCAACAAAAAGGAGTGGAACGGCATGATGGGAGAGTTACTGAGCGGCCAAGCAGACATGATAGTCGCCCCACTCACCATTAATAATGAGCGGGCTCAGTATATTGAGTTCTCCAAGCCATTCAAGTACCAAGGACTCACTATCCTCGTGAAAAAGGTACCGTCCCGTGATCTCTCTCTCTCCAATGTACTAATGCATCCCATGTACTAATGCCCAGCTGCCTGATCACTCCCCAGCTAGAGAGGCTTTAGATAAAGGTGATTTGTCTCTTCTCAGGAAATCCCAAGGAGCACTCTGGACTCATTCATGCAGCCGTTTCAGAGCACACTCTGGCTGTTGGTTGGACTCTCGGTGCATGTGGTGGCGGTGATGTTATACCTACTGGATCGATTCAGGTCAGTTTGGGAGCTGGCCTATCGGCTCTCCTCTCTTACCCACCGTATTATGCCCCTGGCCTGTTACCCTGGGGTGGGGCTGATTGGTCATGCCCAGACTCATTGGTTTCCCACGGACTGTTGTTTTCTGTCTGTTTTGGCAATATAAATGTAACCTACACATAGAGATAATAGCAACGTTCTCTTTCAGTCCGTTCGGGCGATTTAAAGTCAACAGCgaagaggaagaggaagatgCTTTGACACTGTCTTCAGCCATGTGGTTTTCCTGGGGGGTCCTCTTGAACTCTGGTATTGGAGAAGGTGAGGTTGGGTTTTGGGAATCAATCCACTGGCATCCTAGCAATGCAGCTGaagagacagtttgcagttggtcttaattttttgtagttttttttttattatttcccttttcaTTCTCTGTGTAACACTCTATGTTAATTCCAGGGCCTGTCCCTGTAACATATAGTAAAATGCCTCTTTTCTCCAAATTCTTTATTTAACAAACAGGCCTGAAAAGCTTGTGCCTATAGGTGGGCCATAGGGCTGTACCATAAGTTGGCTGGACTGTGGGGGTGTGCAGTAACCAAGGCTCCCTGTGGCTTTTTCTAGGGGCTCCCAGGAGTTTCTCTGCCCGAATCCTTGGCATGGTCTGGGCTGGATTCGCTATGATTATTGTAGCCTCCTACACTGCCAACCTGGCTGCCTTCCTGGTGTTGGACAGGCCAGAGGAGAGGATAACTGGCATTAATGATCCCCGGGTAAGTAGGACATTCTCTGATTGGTTAATTATACCTGCCTGATACCATGTTGTTTGGCTACTAGCATTATTATTAGCCACAAGTGGAGATAAGGGGGGCCCAGGAATGCACTGGTGCCACTAGGAGGGGCATTGCACACACTGGGGTCACTGCAGGGTAGTTTCTGGGTGGATAAGTGAGTGGAATTCATGCCTGGGGCCGGCGGCCAAGTTCTGAATAGTGATAGTCTTTCACTTGTATCACTACTGGGATAGGTGTCGCTAATACACAAGCACAGCAACCATTCCTTTATTCTCCTAACTGTTCTCGGCCTCGAGCCTCGTCGTTTGACAGATATTTACCCAGTCAGGTCGTTCCTGTATGGGCCGATTGTGTCCCGCTGCTCTGGAgaccacacaaacacacactcgcACAGTGCAGCAAGGCTAATGGGTGTGAGGTATCCCATCTGCAGAGTCATGTTTTATTGCAAAATGTATTCTTTCCTAGCTATGCCTTTCACTTCTGCCCCTTCTCCCCCTCCAGTTCCCAGGGTGGGAAACCTGCAAGTAATGCGGAATCTCCCTGACCCCCCGTGGCTTGGCTACATGGCCATTAAGCTGGGTGGAAATCCCCTGCAATTCCTGGGACTAATAACTTGCCCCCAGTTTTACCCCTTTAACACTTTCTTGCTTTCTCCACACACAGCTGCGCAACCCCAGTGACAAGTTTATCTACGCCACCGTCAAGCAAAGCTCTGTGGACATATATTTCCGGAGACAGGTAGAACTCAGCACCATGTACAGACACATGGAAAAGCACAACTACGAGAGCGCAGCGGAAGCCATACAAGCTGTGCGGGACAAGTAAGCGCCCATGGGGCTTGGCTCAAAACACTCCTATGTTCCCCATAGAGATCCCTTGCAAGAGCAGAACAATCTATGGGGCAATACCAATTGACTAAATGAGGGAGCATCAATTGCCCCCCTgtagggtggccatacaccataagatttgcttgtttggtgatatTGCCAAAAGActaaatctttcccccaatatgcccaccttggggccaaacgattgcattgcaatgaaggggatagggaAGGTtagagtaaaggcccccatacacgggctgattctagctgccaatatgggtcccttagaccgattcggcagctaatcggcccgtgtatggggactactgacgggcctgccagatctcgatcggcaggttagaaaacctagtcggatcggggaccgcatcgacccgttgatgcggtccccgaaccgactttgcctatgcccgtcattataattcgaattagcctacattcccccgatattgcccacccgtaggtagggatatcggaagaagatccgctcgcttggcgacatcgccaagcgagcggatcttaaggtgtacggccaccttaaggaCTGCAGCAATGAGCCAATCAGaaattggtcagggaggcctgttggggggccccatacacaggcagataagctgccaagttggGCTTAAGGCCCCGAATTGGCATctgaaatctgtctgtgtatggccacctttacacaaaaTGATCTGGTCTGGTGTAAACAAGCACTTGCACTGCTCATGGGTGTGTTTGTGTAGCAAGGAATGTAGGGGAATTCAGTGAGATACTGGCACCAATTGTATGAGGATATTCTCTATCATTccctgttaaaggggtagttcaccgtaacttttaatatgatgtagacattgatatcctgagacaatttacaattggtcttcagtttttatggtttttcaattacttagctttttgctcagcagctcccCATTTCGTtctttagcagctgtctggttgctagagttttatttaccctagcgaccaggcagtggtgGGAATGTGAATAGTAAAGGgcactggaaagaggcagaagaggaaggcaaataatttagaaactataaaaaaaaaaaataatgaagaccaattgcaaagttactaggaatagggtattctgtaacatactaaaacttaaaggtgaagcaccccctTTAGCATGAAAGCTTTCCTAAAAGAATACAGTGCAATAAGCTATGGAATTGTACTGAGAGTCATGTAGAAATACAGGCTCCCTCTATAGTTGGGTTCTGCCGTGTCGGTGCAACAGAGGAGCTGTAAGAAAGTCAGCATTAGTCTGAACCGGTTTGGTGGGTTTCCTCCTTGGGACTTACAGAGTGCTGCTGACCCCTAGTGATGACTGCTCTGTAATGCACCTTACATTAGGGGGTCCCCCCCCAATTTGGTACTGACCCTTTTCCTCTTGCACCTCAGCAAACTGCATGCGTTTATATGGGACTCGGCCGTGCTGGAGTTTGAGGCCTCTCAGAAGTGTGACCTTGTTACCACCGGTGAATTGTTCTTCCGCTCCGGCTTCGGCATTGGCATGAGAAAAGACAGCCCCTGGAAACAGAACGTCTCACTCAACATCCTAAAGTAAGTACCCCCTGGCATATTGCTGCCACTCCTACTTGCCCTTTAGCGAGAGGGGTTTTTGGCTTCCACAATGTCTGCCAGACCTGTGTGTCCTATACAGCTGGGGCCCCTAGGGTCTGGGCTGCCCAGGAGATCCCCTGTTACTCTGACCCTCCCTGTAGGGTGGAAAATACCCCTCCTAATCCAGTTCTGGTGTTTGCAGGTCCCACGAGAACGGCTTTATGGAAGAGCTGGATAAGACCTGGGTCAGGTACCAGGAGTGCGATTCCCGCAGCAATGCCCCAGCCACACTGACCTTTGAGAACATGGCAGGTATGTGAATAGGGGTGAGCCCCTAATACATGGCACCCCTAGCTACACGTGGCTGTTATGGAGTGTAAACAAGGCCTTTAACCACATGAGATGAAATTTGAGTCCACTGAGAAACCCTTGTCCTGGGTAATAAaacccagtcttaccctggtaaTGAAACCCAGTCTTACCCTGATAATAAAACGCAATCTTACCCTGGTAATAAAACCCAATCTTACCCTGGTAATAAAACCCAGGCATACCCTGATAATTAaacccagtcttaccctggtaaTTAAACCCAGTCTTGCCCTGGTAATAAAACCCAATCTTACCCTGGTAATAAAACCCAGGCTTACACTGGTAATAAAACCCAGGCTTACCCTGATAATTAaacccagtcttaccctggtaattaaacccagtcttaccctggtaaTAAAACCCAATCTTACCCTGGTAATAAAACCCAGGCTTATCCTGATAATTAAACCGAGTCTTACCCTGGTAATAAAACCCAGGCTTACCCTGATAATTAAACCGAGTCTTACCCTGGTAATAAAACCGAGTCTTACCCTGGTAATAAAACCGAGTCTTACCCTGGTAATTAAACCTAGGCTTACCCTGGTAATAAAACCCAGTCTTGCCCTGGTAATAAaacccagtcttaccctggtaataaaacccagtcttaccctggtaataaaaccagtcttaccctggtaattaaacccagtcttaccctggtaaTTAAACCCAGGCTTACCCTGGTAATTTAACCCAGTCTTGCCCTGGTAATTAAAACCAGTCTTACCCTGGTAATTAAACCCAGGCTTACCCTGGTAATAAaacccagtcttaccctggtaattaaacccagtcttaccctggtaattaaacccagtcttaccctggtaataaaacccagtcttaccctggtaaTTTAACCCAGTCTTGCCCTGGTAATTAAAACCAGTCTTACCCTGGTAATTAAACCCAGGCTTACCCTGGTAATTAAACCCAGGCTTACCCTGGTAATAAaacccagtcttaccctggtaatttaacccagtcttaccctggtaaTTAAACCCAGGCTTACCCTGGTAATCAaacccagtcttaccctggtaatcaaacccagtcttaccctggtaaTTAAACCCAGTCTTACACTGGTAATTTaacccagtcttaccctggtaaTAAAACCCAGGCTTACCCGGTAATAAAACCCAGGCTTACCCTGGTAATAAaacccagtcttaccctggtaaTAAAACCCAGGCTTACCCTGGTAATTAaacccagtcttaccctggtaatttaacccagtcttaccctggtaaTAAAACCCAGGCTTACCCTGGTAATTAaacccagtcttaccctggtaattaaacccagtcttaccctggtaattaaacccagtcttaccctggtaataaaacccagtcttaccctggtaataaaacccagtcttaccctggtaatttaacccagtcttaccctggtaattaaacccagtcttaccctggtaattaaacccagtcttaccctggtaattaaacccagtcttaccctggtaataaaacccagtcttaccctggtaatttaacccagtcttaccctggtaataaaacccagtcttaccctggtaattaaacccagtcttaccctggtaatttaacccagtcttaccctggtaaTAAAACCCAGGCTTACCTTGGTAATTAAATCCAGTCTTACCCTGATAATTAaacccagtcttaccctggtaattaaacccagtcttaccctggtaaTAAAACCCAGTCTTATCCTGGTAATTAaacccagtcttaccctggtaattaaacccagtcttaccctggtaattaaacccagtcttaccctggtaaTTTAACCCAGTCTTGCCCTGGTAATTTAACCCAGTCTTACCCTGATAATTAaacccagtcttaccctggtaataaaacccagtcttaccctggtaatttaacccagtcttaccctggtaattaaacccagtcttaccctggtaattaaacccagtcttaccctggtaattaaacccagtcttaccctggtaaTTAAACCCCTCCTAATTCTCTGATTTTCCTTGCAGGGGTCTTCATGCTGGTCGCTGGGGGCATTGTTGCCGGAATCTTTTTGATATTCATTGAGATTGCCTACAAGCGGCACAAGGATGCCCGCAGGAAGCAGATGCAGTTGGCCTTTGCTGCCGTTAACGTATGGAGAAAAAACCTGCAGGTATGAGGAACAAACCCCTGTGTTTTAGAGCCATTCCCTGCCAGGTGCCAGGTGGCGCTCCCTCTCACAGATAAGCAGATAAGCCTCCTTTTAACtggattattattactattattattggaTGTCGTGGGGTTTCCATCCACTTTTTCCATTTCACTGTGACTCCCAGGTGGCGCCACGTAACAGCGTATAATCACCATTCCTCTAACTCCAGCTCCACTGCCCTGTCACTGGCAGAGCGGCGCCAGCAGTATGGCCCCCCCTTCTGACACTGACGCGGCATACGGCTGTGCCATTCTGTTACCTATTGAGCATAAAGTGAATCAAACCACAAAGCTGCAGTATTATCTGATGTCACCCTTGTGTTATTCGCCTCCCCAGTACGGAGTAATAGGACATCAGTCTGTTCCCCAGAGCCTGAGATGGTTGCACCCCCTCTTCAACCAGGGCCCAGTAGTGACCTGCCTTTTAGCCAGGGCACAGTAATGACCTCCCATGTAACCCGGGCACAGTAGTGACCTCCCATTTAACCCGGGCACAGTAGTGACCTCCCATTTAACCCGGGCACAGTAGTGACCTCCCCTTTAACCCAGGCACACTAGTGACCTCCCATTTAACCCGGGCACAGTAGTCACCTCCCATTTAACCCGGGCACAGTAGTGACCTCCCCTTTAACCCAGGCACACTAGTGACCTCCCATTTAACCCGGGCACAGTAGTCACCTCCCATTTAACCGAAGCACACTAGTGACCTCCCATTTAACCGAAGCACACTAGTGACCTCCCATTTAACCGAAGCACACTAGTGACCTCCCATTTAACCGAAGCACACTAGTGACCTCCCACTTAACCCGGGCACAGTAGTGACCTCCCATTTAACCCGGGCACAGTAGTGACCTCCCCTTTAACCCAGGCACACTAGTGACCTCCCATTTAACCCGGGCACACTAGTGACCTCCCATTGAACCAGGGCACACTAGTGACCTCCCATTTAACCGAAGCACACTAGTGACCTCCCATTTAACCGAAGCACACTAGTGACCTCCCACTTAACCCGGGCACAGTAGTGACCTCCCATTTAACCCGGGCACAGTAGTGACCTCCCCTTTAACCCAGGCACACTAGTGACCTCCCATTTAACCCGGGCACACTAGTGACCTCCCATTGAACCAGGGCACACTAGTGACCTCCCATTTAACCCGGGCACAATAGTGACCTCCCACTTAACCCGGGCACAATAGTGACCTCCCACTTAACCCGGGCACAGTAGGGCACACCCAGTTTTCTTTGCAGggccctttccttctcctgacaATGAgcaggattaaaggggaagtaatctATTCTGAGAGCTGGCACTGGGGTTGAGCCCTATGAGGTGCATGATGTGTTTATTCGCTAGGTGTGCGGGGAGTCGCTGGCCACACAGGGCAATAATACTGCAGCTTTAGTAGCGACCCCCCTCGCTCCTTGTGTTGGAATCTCTCAATTTCCTgtcattaatgtgctaattaacgaAGCCTTTCCTTTGCAGCCCGGAACATCAGTTCAGTAATCTGAGTCATTTCCATCGGTGTACCATTGGACTGCACTTTAAGAAAAAATGCCTACAGCAGCCACATGGGTTTGTAGCTTGCATCCAATCACACTCTCTAAATCGCCCGACTGCCGCACATTCCCGCCGATGCACCCATTCCTGACCCGCCACGTCGGCGGGCAAATACCAAGTTATGAACCCGTGTTGCTCCTGTAGCTGATTTTTTACCATGACGCAAATAccgattctttttttttttgttttgtttttccaaaaatttatttttggggatttgttaaaaaaaaaaaaaaaaaagtgcggtTGCAAACTCTTCATTTGCGAGACTTTGATTCCCAAGCAAAGTGGTGCGTGTGCTTTAGGTCTGTCAGGTCCTGCAGACTTGGGAGATGGAGACATTGATCCGTGTATAACGGGACGGCGGGAAATGCCACATCGCTCAGCCGCCGCTGTGACTTAAAGGGGCAGATTCACAAAGCAGAATTGCTGCCCCAGCCGGTGCCTACTGTACCGAGCCCTTGGCATCAGCTATCTCCTTAGTGTCTAGCAACGGGGCACCACCCGCAAATCCAACTTTGTGTGCCCTGGGTGCAGGGTGCAATGATTGGCAACGCTctggcctggatttgtgggaaggcccgCGCCTAGGGTGGCACATCTGCCAGTCTGGACACACAGGAGTCCCTAGTCCAAAGCGGCTGTAAAAAGGAACAAGGTCGAGCTGCTGGGTTACAAGGTGGGTTGCTAGGCAGGTGGGTGGCCAGTACAGCTGAGGCTGGCCCATTTTAGTAATCAGGCCCTGGCAAAGCTCATTGTGTGGGCACAACATTCCTACATACAGGgcctttactttgcctttagatAAATGGGGGCACAGTTCTCACTGGCCTGCAGAGAATCCGCCTCTTTAAGGCACAGTCGGGCTGAAAATCCTATTTATCGGACCCTATTCTCCTCCATAACCACCAGAAACCGGCGCCTGTCATGCACAAGTCCCAGTCGGACCCGGAAGCCTTAAGCTCCGAGTATCTGGAAATCATTAACGGTTGTGGGCAAAGCGAATAGAAGTCACATGGTGACTGGGAAGCCGGCGACTCTGGGCACGTGCAGTACACACGATGTCTGcgctctctccccccccccgccGAGGAGAAGTCTGCACACAGCACTGGACTGCAGCAGCACCGCAGTTTTCACTTGCCGCCCTTCCTACACCAGGCCCACGGGCGACCATTTTGACAATCCGACACTTTTTCCCCCCTCCAGATTTTAGAAAGAAAACAAATAGCAGAAGGGAAGCaagtgaaaaaaaagataaatttccATGAAATTTGGCTTTGGGATCACACGTAGATACTAGAAACGGAGTGAAACGCCATTTCATTGCATCCATCCTgcttccccccctccccaccccgtATGTGCATGGATATCAGAAAGGAACCGCAAAATTTATCCCATCTGCGGTGCCCCTCACCCGTGGAATAAATTTGTGTTATATCCCGGTGGGTATAACGGAAGCCATTTattttctacccccccccccccccccactgctcatTTCCCAGTCTCATACCATTATAGTAACCACCTCACCCAGCGGTAGCATTTGCTTGATGCTTTTCTTttgccattttgtttttattctttttggttttttttctgctttggaAAAAAATTGACGCTTTCAGCCGATGCACCATTTAaatttttgaatacattttttacagaatACTCATAAATGGCCGCTTTCTAATGCAGTCTTCTATCTTTCTTATGACCCAGCCTCCAGCATACAGATCCTTTAGCCGTCCAtagaccccccccaaccccagcttAGAGCTGCCCAACCCTTGGCTTGGTCACCTCACCCTACGCCTGAGGCACCATAACTAGCAAAGTGCAGGATGGAGCCACAGATGCACCAATAGAGTCGTAGCTGGAGCAAACAAGAtggcagagaggcacagagacTGCCACCTTTTTATCTTGCCCCGGTGGCCGACCCAACAAACATACAGGCCCATCCTCAGTGCCCAAGTAACGGCCATATCTACCTATGCGGTGACCATCTGTATAACAGCCCCAGCCCAGCGAGGGAGCAGAAGAGGGCCTTAGTCTTGCTCAGGATTGGAGGACAGGACTCCCCCCCTACCCCCCAGCTTATAGCGCATATAGGCTGACGCAGAGGCCCGTTAGAGATCTAATTGCTTATACATATTCATTTTAGGATAGAAAAAGTGGTAGAGCAGAACCTGACCCTAAAAAGAAAGCCTCTTTTAGGTCCATCACCTCCACCCTGGCCTCCAGCTTCAAGAGACGTAGGTCCTCCAAAGACACGGTAAGAGGAAGAAGACTTTCAgccctctctatctctctctctctctttggctTGCTCTTCCTACTCTCTCATGGCTCAGTCTCATCCCTTGTCTCTACTCTATGcttctctctctaactctctctcatcctctctatctctctctctcctctctctgccaTCCCATTGACTGCCAATTGCCCGTTCAGAAGCTGCTGCACATGTACCCGCAGCATTCCATGGCCTCATGTTCGTCCACAGTCAGTCAGTTGGTCACTTTGGTCGGTCATCTCTAATGTACCTAGCTCTAACCCAGCGCTCTCCAGCAAGGGCCCCGGAGCCAAACTGTCCCTTTTTGTCTCTTTAACAAGCCGCAACTTTctctttttgcaaaaaaaaaaaaaagaaatctctatattttttttcctactggTGCCAACTTTTTATACTAAAGCCCCttctttttgtgttttcttttgaaTGTTCTGTCGTTCCTTGTTGTACGCctcgggggggtggggggggcacccGGAATTTTCTTTTGCCCCAGGTTTCACATCACTGAGAGTCATGTTTTGCGTTACACGTACCTGTATTTTCT from Xenopus tropicalis strain Nigerian chromosome 8, UCB_Xtro_10.0, whole genome shotgun sequence encodes:
- the grin1 gene encoding glutamate receptor ionotropic, NMDA 1 isoform X4, which gives rise to MGTMRLFLLAVLFLFSFARAGCDPKIVNIGAVLSTKKHEQIFREAVNQANKRHGTWKIQLNATSVTHRPNAIQMALSVCEDLISSQVYAILVSHPPAPTDHLTPTPISYTAGFYRIPVIGLTTRMSIYSDKSIHLSFLRTVPPYSHQALVWFEMMRLFNWNHVILIVSDDHEGRAAQKKLETLLEEKESKSKKRNYENLDQLSYDNKRGPKADKVLQFEPGTKNLTALLLEAKELEARVIILSASEDDATAVYKSAAMLDMTGAGYVWLVGEREISGSALRYAPDGIIGLQLINGKNESAHISDAVAVAAQAIHELFEMENITDPPRGCVGNTNIWKTGPLFKRVLMSSKYPDGVTGRIEFNEDGDRKFANYSIMNLQNRKLVQVGIFNGSHVIQNDRKIIWPGGETERPQGYQMSTRLKIVTIHQEPFVYVKPTMTDGTCREEYTINGDPIKKVICNGPNETIPGRPTVPQCCYGFCIDLLIKLAREMNFTYEVHLVADGKFGTQERVNNSNKKEWNGMMGELLSGQADMIVAPLTINNERAQYIEFSKPFKYQGLTILVKKEIPRSTLDSFMQPFQSTLWLLVGLSVHVVAVMLYLLDRFSPFGRFKVNSEEEEEDALTLSSAMWFSWGVLLNSGIGEGAPRSFSARILGMVWAGFAMIIVASYTANLAAFLVLDRPEERITGINDPRLRNPSDKFIYATVKQSSVDIYFRRQVELSTMYRHMEKHNYESAAEAIQAVRDNKLHAFIWDSAVLEFEASQKCDLVTTGELFFRSGFGIGMRKDSPWKQNVSLNILKSHENGFMEELDKTWVRYQECDSRSNAPATLTFENMAGVFMLVAGGIVAGIFLIFIEIAYKRHKDARRKQMQLAFAAVNVWRKNLQDRKSGRAEPDPKKKASFRSITSTLASSFKRRRSSKDTT
- the grin1 gene encoding glutamate receptor ionotropic, NMDA 1 isoform X2, with protein sequence MGTMRLFLLAVLFLFSFARAGCDPKIVNIGAVLSTKKHEQIFREAVNQANKRHGTWKIQLNATSVTHRPNAIQMALSVCEDLISSQVYAILVSHPPAPTDHLTPTPISYTAGFYRIPVIGLTTRMSIYSDKSIHLSFLRTVPPYSHQALVWFEMMRLFNWNHVILIVSDDHEGRAAQKKLETLLEEKESKSKKRNYENLDQLSYDNKRGPKADKVLQFEPGTKNLTALLLEAKELEARVIILSASEDDATAVYKSAAMLDMTGAGYVWLVGEREISGSALRYAPDGIIGLQLINGKNESAHISDAVAVAAQAIHELFEMENITDPPRGCVGNTNIWKTGPLFKRVLMSSKYPDGVTGRIEFNEDGDRKFANYSIMNLQNRKLVQVGIFNGSHVIQNDRKIIWPGGETERPQGYQMSTRLKIVTIHQEPFVYVKPTMTDGTCREEYTINGDPIKKVICNGPNETIPGRPTVPQCCYGFCIDLLIKLAREMNFTYEVHLVADGKFGTQERVNNSNKKEWNGMMGELLSGQADMIVAPLTINNERAQYIEFSKPFKYQGLTILVKKEIPRSTLDSFMQPFQSTLWLLVGLSVHVVAVMLYLLDRFSPFGRFKVNSEEEEEDALTLSSAMWFSWGVLLNSGIGEGAPRSFSARILGMVWAGFAMIIVASYTANLAAFLVLDRPEERITGINDPRLRNPSDKFIYATVKQSSVDIYFRRQVELSTMYRHMEKHNYESAAEAIQAVRDNKLHAFIWDSAVLEFEASQKCDLVTTGELFFRSGFGIGMRKDSPWKQNVSLNILKSHENGFMEELDKTWVRYQECDSRSNAPATLTFENMAGVFMLVAGGIVAGIFLIFIEIAYKRHKDARRKQMQLAFAAVNVWRKNLQDRKSGRAEPDPKKKASFRSITSTLASSFKRRRSSKDTVELLRTDITRETRGRPLF